The proteins below come from a single Puniceicoccales bacterium genomic window:
- a CDS encoding PqiC family protein, whose translation MNHIKYLLFFLPSIFSGCMFSPVTDSTRFYTMGMKTTVEANGQNHAIPIGISKILIPSYLDKPQIITLISDNEIIQDEFNRWAEPIEECILRVLRDRINQKCDQVKIVIFPFDKHIDIDYKIKIRIHDFIPNETDKTVTLSSFWRMTDKNHNIIAKKNSIIVANYQIDQQENKYLNMIAGMEQAIVQLSFDISEAINAIIFKK comes from the coding sequence ATGAATCATATAAAATATTTATTATTTTTTCTTCCGTCAATTTTCAGCGGATGTATGTTCTCGCCAGTAACTGATTCCACGCGATTTTATACCATGGGGATGAAGACAACGGTCGAAGCCAATGGACAAAACCATGCCATTCCCATTGGCATAAGCAAAATTTTAATACCGTCCTACCTGGATAAACCTCAGATAATTACATTGATTTCTGACAACGAAATAATCCAGGATGAGTTTAATCGATGGGCCGAACCCATAGAGGAATGCATACTTAGAGTACTGCGCGACAGGATCAATCAAAAATGCGATCAGGTAAAAATAGTAATATTTCCCTTTGATAAACACATAGATATCGATTATAAAATAAAAATCAGAATTCATGATTTCATTCCAAATGAAACTGACAAAACCGTTACTCTGTCTTCATTTTGGCGCATGACAGACAAAAACCACAATATTATTGCCAAAAAGAACTCGATAATCGTGGCCAATTACCAAATCGACCAGCAAGAAAATAAATACCTAAATATGATAGCTGGCATGGAACAAGCCATTGTACAGCTGAGCTTCGACATATCCGAAGCAATAAATGCCATTATTTTTAAAAAATAA